One window of Trichomycterus rosablanca isolate fTriRos1 chromosome 2, fTriRos1.hap1, whole genome shotgun sequence genomic DNA carries:
- the LOC134300393 gene encoding mitochondrial fission regulator 1-like: protein MLEVIPIWQNKPHGATRSVVRRIGSTLPLKPCPRVCFQELPGLNLRQTDGPHMPALADITWIAADEEETIARVRSDTRPFRQEWRPTPLLVLHRNSSVPNFRREGKRLEGLRKPGITTLNQTTALQDELTRLRAQISKIVAGESDSCMYTGFSLL from the exons ATGCTTG AGGTTATCCCTATTTGGCAGAACAAGCCTCACGGTGCCACCCGAAGCGTGGTGAGGAGGATCGGCTCTACGCTGCCTTTAAAACCGTGTCCAAGAGTATGTTTTCAGGAGCTGCCAGGTCTTAACCTGCGCCAAACAGATGGGCCCCACATGCCCGCGCTAGCCGACATCACCTGGATTGCAGCCGATGAAGAGGAGACGATTGCCAGAGTGAGGAGCGACACACGACCCTTCAGGCAAGAGTGGCGGCCCACACCTCTCCTAGTGCTGCACAGGAATTCCTCTGTGCCCAACTTTAGACGAGAGGGCAAACGCTTGGAGGGCCTGAGAAAGCCGGGCATCACCACCCTGAACCAAACCACCGCCTTGCAGGACGAGCTAACCCGCCTGCGTGCACAGATCTCAAAGATAGTGGCGGGCGAGTCAGACTCATGTATGTACACCGGCTTCTCACTACTGTAA